A single Ascochyta rabiei chromosome 4, complete sequence DNA region contains:
- a CDS encoding Tricalbin-2, variant 2 has translation MSHLNGTAEHASELKQQGALDAARDPHSRVTAEAAEQSVVDQARQGGSAAFQFDPDASPEQKRAQARARVPPGFHHERNHNATALVSDADEAAAGAPQYDLPPPTKAGAIGLDLPSSSAANGHAPAPESDPDARWERVGWAPRFGMPGSENKDEDEGTMLDHQTYLEGQLDDKFFGDWYHNTGVIIFACLSSWVVATLGGGLGWIMIIMAICGTYYRTSIRRVRRNARDDLNREMAKNKLETDTESLEWINSFLVKFWPIYAPVLCDTIVGSVDQVLSTSTPAFLDSLKMKTFVLGTKPPRLEHVKTYPKTQDDIVLMDWKFSFTPNDTMDLTARQVKNKINPKIVLEIRIGKGLVSKGLDVIVEDMAFSGLMRLKFKLQLPFPHIEKVEMSFLERPTIDYVCKPLGGETFGFDINFIPGLETFIMEQIHANLGPMMYDPNVFPIEIAKMLAGNPVDQAIGVLQVTFHGAQGLKNPDKFSGTPDPYATVSINNRAVLARTKTVHENANPRWNETINIIVTSLKDALTINLFDFNDIRKDKELGTATFALEQLETDSVHENMHLEIMSGGRPRGILQADIRFFPVLEGTTLQDGTKEPPPESRTGIIKFTVEQAKDLDGTKSMIGQLSPYAVLLLNGREVHKSRAMKRTNIPIWPDATKEMLITDRKKAKLGLVIKDDRDLAGDPILGTYQITIDDMLDLTAKGHEWYNLAGAQTGRAKMKLEWKPVALKGSLSSGGYLTPIGVIRLHFQSARDLRNLETMGKSDPYVRVLLSGVEKGRTVTFKNNLNPDWDEVVYIPVHTIREKLTLEVMDEETLGKDRSLGHVELSAGDYIQQDENGEYLVHEQKQTIPGPLRMSGTSGHKGTLNYTCSFYPTIPTWDPEEDEEESEETTPNGRSRAASIQTAGSKAPASTHARTVSGTSQLVRSETAGTISSLAPSSSQRDSAADLAKQLEKNEYQQNEPIPEKHKIEKLRLNAEDLQQYESGLLVFKLIDGEFAETGGYVDVLMDDMAYPSYSSAKIKNRHMTFGEVGETMVRELDFSKITLRIIEQINKDGDGDQDHVIAKLTGNTIDTLRRCLYTPTQLTLKDKHGKESKITVSLKYLPVKMRLDPSESFNNQGTLRVDVLDAADLPAADRNGFSDPYCKFVLNDKEVYKTKTQKKTLHPAWNEYFEVPVRSRTGADFVVNVYDWDFGDKADFLGKSAINLEILEPFQQQEVTLGLDGKSGAIRLRMLFKPDYVVRARQGSSTFSGTFAVPGKVIGAPVKGVGKGAALVGGGVVRAGTFLGRGFKRRKSRGANSEDDFDHPDLGDRPSMDVPLVSVEGGNTTSISAEPTTPNRNTSEHNRHRSWGAQSFSSRLGDSAAPGGGEQGTANISIVSADGFPPGINLRVFVHLGKKDVHKTDHIKTATGSVQFENETFKVPCTADQFFKVTVKDHATFGRDDELGEAQFTIDDSRTGGEKNVGVGKGMVVIRSSFTPADAVSQVGSVSPRVSGGRRGLLSRGKERSPAPPGA, from the exons ATGAGCCATCTCAACGGCACCGCCGAGCATGCCTCGGAGCTGAAGCAGCAGGGCGCCCTCGACGCCGCCCGCGACCCTCATTCGCGCGTCACGGCCGAGGCCGCAGAGCAGAGCGTCGTCGACCAGGCGCGCCAGGGCGGCAGCGCGGCCTTCCAGTTCGACCCCGACGCCAGCCCCGAGCAGAAGCGCGCCCAGGCGAGGGCGCGAGTCCCGCCGGGCTTCCACCACGAGCGCAACCACAATGCCACGGCCCTGGTCTCGGACGCCGACGAAGCCGCAGCCGGCGCCCCGCAGTACGACCTCCCCCCGCCCACCAAGGCTGGTGCCATCGGCTTGGACCTGCCCTCATCGTCCGCTGCCAACGGCCATGCGCCCGCGCCCGAGTCTGACCCGGATGCGCGCTGGGAACGCGTTGGCTGGGCCCCGCGCTTCGGCATGCCCGGTTCGGAGAAcaaggacgaggacgagggcACCATGCTCGACCACCAAACCTACCTCGAAGGCCAGCTCGACGACAAGTTCTTCGGCGACTGGTACCACAACACGGGCGTCATCATCTTTGCCTGCCTGAGCTCGTGGGTCGTGGCCACGCTCGGCGGAGGCCTCGGCTGGATCATGATCATCATGGCCATCTGCGGCACCTACTACCGCACCTCGATCCGCCGTGTGCGCAGAAACGCCCGCGACGACCTCAACCGCGAAATGGCCAAGAACAAGCTGGAGACGGACACGGAGAGCCTCGAGTGGATCAACAGCTTCCTCGTCAAGTTCTGGCCCATCTACGCCCCTGTCCTCTGCGACACCATTGTTGGCTCCGTCGATCAGGTCCTGTCTACCTCCACCCCCGCCTTCCTCGATAGTCTGAAGATGAAGACGTTCGTTCTGGGAACCAAGCCACCGCGCCTGGAGCACGTCAAGACCTACCCCAAGACCCAGGACGACATTGTGCTCATGGACTGGAAGTTCAGCTTCACACCCAACGACACAATGGACCTCACCGCGCGACAGGTCAAGAACAAGATCAACCCCAAGATCGTTCTCGAAATCCGTATCGGCAAGGGTCTGGTCAGCAAAGGCTTGGACGTCATTGTCGAGGACATGGCCTTCTCCGGACTCATGCGTCTCAAATTCAAGTTGCAGCTTCCGTTCCCGCACATCGAGAAAGTCGAAATGTCCTTCTTGGAGAGGCCGACCATTGACTACGTCTGCAAACCGCTAGGCGGCGAGACGTTTGGTTTCGATATCAACTTCATTCCTGGTCTAGAGACGTTCATCATGGAGCAAATTCACGCCAACCTCGGCCCTATGATGTACGACCCCAACGTCTTTCCCATTGAAATCGCCAAGATGCTTGCTGGAAATCCAGTCGATCAAGCCATCGGTGTCCTGCAAGTCACCTTCCACGGTGCACAGGGTCTCAAGAACCCCGACAAATTCTCTGGTACGCCAGACCCGTACGCGACTGTCTCGATCAACAACAGAGCCGTGCTTGCACGCACCAAGACTGTGCACGAGAATGCCAATCCTCGCTGGAACGAGACTATCAACATCATTGTTACTTCGCTAAAGGACGCCCTGACCATCAACCTGTTCGATTTCAACGACATTCGCAAGGACAAGGAGCTTGGAACAGCCACGTTCGCACTCGAGCAGCTCGAGACAGATTCTGTCCACGAGAACATGCACCTCGAGATCATGTCTGGTGGCCGACCGCGCGGTATTCTTCAGGCTGACATTCGCTTCTTCCCCGTTCTCGAGGGCACTACCCTGCAAGATGGCACCAAAGAGCCTCCGCCAGAGTCTCGCACAGGCATCATCAAGTTCACTGTTGAGCAAGCCAAGGATCTCGACGGCACCAAAAGTATGATTGGTCAATTGAGCCCGTACGCTGTACTGCTGCTCAACGGCCGTGAGGTTCACAAGTCTCGCGCCATGAAACGCACAAACATCCCTATCTGGCCCGATGCGACCAAGGAAATGCTCATCACAGACCGCAAGAAGGCAAAGCTTGGCCTGGTCATCAAGGACGATCGCGACTTGGCGGGAGATCCTATTCTTGGAACCTATCAGATCACCATCGATGACATGCTTGACCTGACAGCAAAGGGCCATGAGTGGTACAACCTGGCTGGCGCTCAGACTGGGCGCGCAAAGATGAAGCTGGAATGGAAGCCTGTGGCACTCAAGGGCTCTCTGTCCTCGGGCGGATACCTCACACCGATTGGTGTCATCAGGCTCCACTTCCAGAGCGCTCGCGACTTGCGAAATCTCGAAACTATGGGCAAGTCGGATCCGTATGTTCGTGTGCTGCTCTCTGGTGTCGAGAAGGGTAGAACGGTTACCTTCAAGAACAACCTAAACCCCGATTGGGACGAAGTCGTCTACATCCCCGTCCACACCATACGTGAGAAGCTGACCCTCGAGGTTATGGATGAAGAGACGCTGGGCAAGGACCGTTCATTGGGACACGTCGAGCTGTCAGCGGGCGACTACATTCAACAAGACGAGAACGGCGAGTATCTCGTTCATGAACAGAAACAAACTATACCTGGTCCACTGCGCATGTCCGGCACGTCAGGCCACAAGGGCACGCTAAACTACACATGCTCGTTCTACCCGACTATCCCCACCTGGGATCccgaagaagacgaagaggaaTCGGAAGAGACCACTCCCAACGGTCGCTCCCGTGCGGCTAGCATCCAAACGGCAGGATCAAAGGCGCCAGCATCGACGCACGCGCGTACTGTATCTGGTACAAGCCAACTCGTTCGATCCGAGACTGCGGGCACCATCTCCTCCTTGGCACCCAGCAGCTCTCAAAGAGATAGCGCGGCCGACTTGGCTAAACAGCTTGAAAAGAACGAGTACCAGCAAAACGAACCGATCCCTGAGAAGCATAAGATTGAGAAGCTGCGCCTGAACGCCGAGGACCTGCAGCAGTATG AGTCCGGACTTCTTGTATTCAAGCTTATCGATGGCGAGTTTGCTGAAACGGGCGGATATGTTGATGTTCTTATGGATGACATGGCATATCCAAGCTACTCCAGTGCCAAGATCAAAAACCGCCATATGACTTTCGGCGAGG TGGGCGAGACCATGGTCCGCGAGCTCGACTTCTCCAAGATCACTCTGCGCATTATCGAGCAGATCAACAAGGACGGCGACGGAGACCAGGATCACGTGATTGCTAAACTCACAGGCAACACCATCGATACACTGCGACGCTGCTTGTACACACCTACTCAACTCACCTTGAAAGACAAGCACGGCAAGGAGAGCAAGATCACTGTCAGTCTCAAGTATCTGCCAGTCAAGATGCGCCTGGATCCCAGCGAATCGTTCAACAATCAAGGTACACTCCGTGTTGACGTTCTGGACGCGGCGGACTTGCCAGCCGCTGACCGCAACGGCTTCTCGGATCCTTACTGCAAGTTTGTTCTGAACGACAAAGAGGTTTACAAGACGAAGACCCAAAAGAAGACACTCCACCCGGCGTGGAACGAGTACTTCGAGGTCCCTGTGAGGAGCCGAACTGGTGCAGATTTCGTCGTCAATGTCTATGACTGGGACTTTGGTGATAAGGCCGACTTTCTTGGCAAATCCGCCATCAACCTCGAAATCTTGGAGCCTTTCCAACAGCAGGAAGTTACTCTTGGCCTGGATGGCAAGAGCGGTGCGATTAGGCTTAGAATGCTCTTCAAACCAGACTACGTTGTCCGCGCCCGCCAAGGCTCAAGTACCTTCTCGGGCACCTTTGCTGTACCCGGCAAAGTCATCGGCGCCCCTGTCAAAGGTGTTGGCAAGGGCGCTGCCTTGGTTGGCGGCGGTGTAGTTCGCGCCGGTACATTCCTCGGCCGGGGTTTCAAACGTAGAAAGTCACGCGGAGCCAATAGCGAGGATGACTTTGACCATCCAGACTTGGGAGACAGACCAAGCATGGACGTCCCACTCGTGTCGGTTGAGGGCGGCAACACTACTTCCATCTCCGCCGAACCCACAACGCCAAATCGAAACACATCCGAGCATAATCGCCACCGCAGCTGGGGGGCACAGTCCTTCTCTAGCAGACTGGGAGATTCAGCGGCGCCCGGTGGTGGCGAGCAGGGTACTGCGAATATCTCTATCGTCTCCGCTGACGGCTTTCCACCCGGCATAAACCTGCGCGTCTTCGTCCATCTGGGCAAAAAGGACGTACACAAGACTGACCATATCAAGACCGCTACAGGCAGTGTTCAGTTCGAGAACGAGACTTTCAAAGTCCCATGCACAGCAGACCAATTTTTCAAAGTCACAGTCAAGGACCACGCTACCTTTGGACGCGACGACGAGCTTGGTGAGGCGCAATTTACAATTGACGATTCGCGCACTGGTGGCGAAAAGAACGTTGGTGTTGGGAAGGGCATGGTTGTTATACGCAGCTCCTTCACACCAGCCGATGCCGTGAGCCAGGTAGGGAGCGTGAGTCCGAGAGTGTCAGGCGGGAGGAGAGGACTGCTGAGTAGAGGGAAAGAGAGAAGCCCCGCACCTCCGGGCGCTTAG
- a CDS encoding Tricalbin-2 produces the protein MSHLNGTAEHASELKQQGALDAARDPHSRVTAEAAEQSVVDQARQGGSAAFQFDPDASPEQKRAQARARVPPGFHHERNHNATALVSDADEAAAGAPQYDLPPPTKAGAIGLDLPSSSAANGHAPAPESDPDARWERVGWAPRFGMPGSENKDEDEGTMLDHQTYLEGQLDDKFFGDWYHNTGVIIFACLSSWVVATLGGGLGWIMIIMAICGTYYRTSIRRVRRNARDDLNREMAKNKLETDTESLEWINSFLVKFWPIYAPVLCDTIVGSVDQVLSTSTPAFLDSLKMKTFVLGTKPPRLEHVKTYPKTQDDIVLMDWKFSFTPNDTMDLTARQVKNKINPKIVLEIRIGKGLVSKGLDVIVEDMAFSGLMRLKFKLQLPFPHIEKVEMSFLERPTIDYVCKPLGGETFGFDINFIPGLETFIMEQIHANLGPMMYDPNVFPIEIAKMLAGNPVDQAIGVLQVTFHGAQGLKNPDKFSGTPDPYATVSINNRAVLARTKTVHENANPRWNETINIIVTSLKDALTINLFDFNDIRKDKELGTATFALEQLETDSVHENMHLEIMSGGRPRGILQADIRFFPVLEGTTLQDGTKEPPPESRTGIIKFTVEQAKDLDGTKSMIGQLSPYAVLLLNGREVHKSRAMKRTNIPIWPDATKEMLITDRKKAKLGLVIKDDRDLAGDPILGTYQITIDDMLDLTAKGHEWYNLAGAQTGRAKMKLEWKPVALKGSLSSGGYLTPIGVIRLHFQSARDLRNLETMGKSDPYVRVLLSGVEKGRTVTFKNNLNPDWDEVVYIPVHTIREKLTLEVMDEETLGKDRSLGHVELSAGDYIQQDENGEYLVHEQKQTIPGPLRMSGTSGHKGTLNYTCSFYPTIPTWDPEEDEEESEETTPNGRSRAASIQTAGSKAPASTHARTVSGTSQLVRSETAGTISSLAPSSSQRDSAADLAKQLEKNEYQQNEPIPEKHKIEKLRLNAEDLQQYESGLLVFKLIDGEFAETGGYVDVLMDDMAYPSYSSAKIKNRHMTFGEGKSCRWLPLCITDCS, from the exons ATGAGCCATCTCAACGGCACCGCCGAGCATGCCTCGGAGCTGAAGCAGCAGGGCGCCCTCGACGCCGCCCGCGACCCTCATTCGCGCGTCACGGCCGAGGCCGCAGAGCAGAGCGTCGTCGACCAGGCGCGCCAGGGCGGCAGCGCGGCCTTCCAGTTCGACCCCGACGCCAGCCCCGAGCAGAAGCGCGCCCAGGCGAGGGCGCGAGTCCCGCCGGGCTTCCACCACGAGCGCAACCACAATGCCACGGCCCTGGTCTCGGACGCCGACGAAGCCGCAGCCGGCGCCCCGCAGTACGACCTCCCCCCGCCCACCAAGGCTGGTGCCATCGGCTTGGACCTGCCCTCATCGTCCGCTGCCAACGGCCATGCGCCCGCGCCCGAGTCTGACCCGGATGCGCGCTGGGAACGCGTTGGCTGGGCCCCGCGCTTCGGCATGCCCGGTTCGGAGAAcaaggacgaggacgagggcACCATGCTCGACCACCAAACCTACCTCGAAGGCCAGCTCGACGACAAGTTCTTCGGCGACTGGTACCACAACACGGGCGTCATCATCTTTGCCTGCCTGAGCTCGTGGGTCGTGGCCACGCTCGGCGGAGGCCTCGGCTGGATCATGATCATCATGGCCATCTGCGGCACCTACTACCGCACCTCGATCCGCCGTGTGCGCAGAAACGCCCGCGACGACCTCAACCGCGAAATGGCCAAGAACAAGCTGGAGACGGACACGGAGAGCCTCGAGTGGATCAACAGCTTCCTCGTCAAGTTCTGGCCCATCTACGCCCCTGTCCTCTGCGACACCATTGTTGGCTCCGTCGATCAGGTCCTGTCTACCTCCACCCCCGCCTTCCTCGATAGTCTGAAGATGAAGACGTTCGTTCTGGGAACCAAGCCACCGCGCCTGGAGCACGTCAAGACCTACCCCAAGACCCAGGACGACATTGTGCTCATGGACTGGAAGTTCAGCTTCACACCCAACGACACAATGGACCTCACCGCGCGACAGGTCAAGAACAAGATCAACCCCAAGATCGTTCTCGAAATCCGTATCGGCAAGGGTCTGGTCAGCAAAGGCTTGGACGTCATTGTCGAGGACATGGCCTTCTCCGGACTCATGCGTCTCAAATTCAAGTTGCAGCTTCCGTTCCCGCACATCGAGAAAGTCGAAATGTCCTTCTTGGAGAGGCCGACCATTGACTACGTCTGCAAACCGCTAGGCGGCGAGACGTTTGGTTTCGATATCAACTTCATTCCTGGTCTAGAGACGTTCATCATGGAGCAAATTCACGCCAACCTCGGCCCTATGATGTACGACCCCAACGTCTTTCCCATTGAAATCGCCAAGATGCTTGCTGGAAATCCAGTCGATCAAGCCATCGGTGTCCTGCAAGTCACCTTCCACGGTGCACAGGGTCTCAAGAACCCCGACAAATTCTCTGGTACGCCAGACCCGTACGCGACTGTCTCGATCAACAACAGAGCCGTGCTTGCACGCACCAAGACTGTGCACGAGAATGCCAATCCTCGCTGGAACGAGACTATCAACATCATTGTTACTTCGCTAAAGGACGCCCTGACCATCAACCTGTTCGATTTCAACGACATTCGCAAGGACAAGGAGCTTGGAACAGCCACGTTCGCACTCGAGCAGCTCGAGACAGATTCTGTCCACGAGAACATGCACCTCGAGATCATGTCTGGTGGCCGACCGCGCGGTATTCTTCAGGCTGACATTCGCTTCTTCCCCGTTCTCGAGGGCACTACCCTGCAAGATGGCACCAAAGAGCCTCCGCCAGAGTCTCGCACAGGCATCATCAAGTTCACTGTTGAGCAAGCCAAGGATCTCGACGGCACCAAAAGTATGATTGGTCAATTGAGCCCGTACGCTGTACTGCTGCTCAACGGCCGTGAGGTTCACAAGTCTCGCGCCATGAAACGCACAAACATCCCTATCTGGCCCGATGCGACCAAGGAAATGCTCATCACAGACCGCAAGAAGGCAAAGCTTGGCCTGGTCATCAAGGACGATCGCGACTTGGCGGGAGATCCTATTCTTGGAACCTATCAGATCACCATCGATGACATGCTTGACCTGACAGCAAAGGGCCATGAGTGGTACAACCTGGCTGGCGCTCAGACTGGGCGCGCAAAGATGAAGCTGGAATGGAAGCCTGTGGCACTCAAGGGCTCTCTGTCCTCGGGCGGATACCTCACACCGATTGGTGTCATCAGGCTCCACTTCCAGAGCGCTCGCGACTTGCGAAATCTCGAAACTATGGGCAAGTCGGATCCGTATGTTCGTGTGCTGCTCTCTGGTGTCGAGAAGGGTAGAACGGTTACCTTCAAGAACAACCTAAACCCCGATTGGGACGAAGTCGTCTACATCCCCGTCCACACCATACGTGAGAAGCTGACCCTCGAGGTTATGGATGAAGAGACGCTGGGCAAGGACCGTTCATTGGGACACGTCGAGCTGTCAGCGGGCGACTACATTCAACAAGACGAGAACGGCGAGTATCTCGTTCATGAACAGAAACAAACTATACCTGGTCCACTGCGCATGTCCGGCACGTCAGGCCACAAGGGCACGCTAAACTACACATGCTCGTTCTACCCGACTATCCCCACCTGGGATCccgaagaagacgaagaggaaTCGGAAGAGACCACTCCCAACGGTCGCTCCCGTGCGGCTAGCATCCAAACGGCAGGATCAAAGGCGCCAGCATCGACGCACGCGCGTACTGTATCTGGTACAAGCCAACTCGTTCGATCCGAGACTGCGGGCACCATCTCCTCCTTGGCACCCAGCAGCTCTCAAAGAGATAGCGCGGCCGACTTGGCTAAACAGCTTGAAAAGAACGAGTACCAGCAAAACGAACCGATCCCTGAGAAGCATAAGATTGAGAAGCTGCGCCTGAACGCCGAGGACCTGCAGCAGTATG AGTCCGGACTTCTTGTATTCAAGCTTATCGATGGCGAGTTTGCTGAAACGGGCGGATATGTTGATGTTCTTATGGATGACATGGCATATCCAAGCTACTCCAGTGCCAAGATCAAAAACCGCCATATGACTTTCGGCGAGGGCAAGTCATGTCGTTGGCTACCGTTGTGCATCACTGACTGTTCTTAG